TAATCATTGCTTTGTAACGAATGTTGTTTGCAATGAAAAGGAAATATTTTTTACAGCATGGAATAATAAATGAGGTGAAAACATTGTTTGTGGATAAAGTAAAAGTTTATATAAAGGCTGGTGACGGCGGTAATGGAATGGTTGCTTTCAGGCGTGAAAAATTTGTTCCTGAAGGCGGTCCTGCAGGCGGAGATGGTGGGAAAGGTGCGGATATAATTCTTGAAGTGGATGAAGGACTTCGTACTTTAATGGATTTTCGATATCAAAAGCATTTTAAAGCAAAAGCCGGAGAAAATGGCCGTCCTAAAAATCAGCACGGTAAAAACGCCGAAGACCTTGTTATAAAAGTCCCTCCTGGAACGACGATTACAGATGATGATACGAAAGAAGTCATTGCAGATCTCACAGAACACGGAGAGCGTTCAATTGTTGCAAAAGGTGGAAGAGGTGGAAGAGGAAATACACGTTTTGCGACTCCGGCAAACCCCGCTCCTGAATTAAGCGAAAAGGGAGAACCAGCAGAAGAACGGTACATTAATCTTGAATTAAAAGTATTAGCGGATGTTGGGTTAGTTGGATTTCCAAGTGTAGGTAAATCAACCTTGTTATCTGTTGTTTCTGCTGCTAAACCTAAAATTGCTGATTATCATTTTACGACATTAAATCCCAATCTGGGAGTGGTGGCGGTAGATGACGGCCGCAGTTTCGTGTTGGCTGATTTACCTGGCTTAATAGAAGGAGCACATGAAGGCGTCGGTTTAGGACATCAATTTTTACGTCACATTGAACGTACGAAAGTGATTATACATGTTATTGATATGTCGGGTTTAGAAGGCCGGGATCCCTTAGAAGATTTCGAGAAAATTAACGATGAGCTGAAACAATATAATTTAAGGCTGCTTGAACGTCCCCAAATAATAATGGCTAATAAAATGGATATGCCTGATGCAGAAGATAATTTCGAGCAATTTAAAGAAAAAGTGCCGGATAATTATAAGGTCTTTCCTGTATCTGCTTTAACCAAAAAAGGCTTAAAAGAAATGATTCGAGAAGTGGCTGACCTAGTCGACAACACTTCTGAATTTCCGTTATATGATGAAGAGGAAAACAAAGAAAGAGTAGTTTATCGATTTGAGAAAAAGGAAGATCCATTTTCTATATCCCGTGATGTTGATGGGGCATTTGTCCTTTCTGGACCAGAAATTGAAAGAGCATTTAAAATGACTGATATGACACGTGATGAGTCTATAAGACGTTTTTCTAGGAAAATGCGTCATATGGGTATTGATGAAGCATTGAGGAAAAAAGGAGCCCAACATGGTGATACGATTAGGCTGCTTGATTTTGAATTTGAGTTTATTGAATGATGGGTATAACAATAGAACTTTAGGGATCTAGAAACATATTCAGCGTTTTCGTTATTAATTGACAATGCTCAATTCTAAGACGCTGCGTTGCCGTAGAACGTACTTTCAAGCGGTGATCAGTATACGGTTAAACACATGCCGTCTAAGCGGGATAGACGGCATGTGTATGCCTATTCGCTTTTTATTATGAAGAAGTAATTTATAAAGGAACGTTGTCAAAAAGTTTTTGCAACTTTATAATAAGTAATCAGTGCGGTACAATCACTGGACGTAACCAGTACCGGCGGTGGTGTATATATGGCAGAAAAAATTGATAACTTTTATTTGGTGAGACAGGATATGTTAACAGAAGCCATGCAAAAAACATTAGAGGCTAAAGCACTTTTAGAAAGCGGTAAAGTTCATAAAGTAGCAGAAGCTGTACAAACAGTAGAATTGAGCAGAAGCGCTTTTTATAAATATAGGGACGCTGTTTTCCCGTTTCATCAAATGATTCAAGAACAAATTATTACTTTGTCTATACAACTCGCAGATAAGTCAGGTTCATTATCTGCATTATTAAAGGAAGTGGCCAAAGCGAACTCGAATGTATTAACCATTAATCAATCCATTCCTTTACAAGGACGCGCAAATGTGACTTTGACTGTGGATACTTCTGCCTTAAAAATGGAAGTAATGGATTTGGTTAAAAGGATTCAAGCAATGGAAGCTGTGGATAAAGCAGAAATTGTTGGATCAGGTTCCCTTTAGGTAAATAAAACACATGACGGTTTAAATGAAAAGGAGTGGAGTAAATGACAAAAAAAGTCGGGTACTTAGGGCCAGAAGGATCATTTACAGAAGCGGCTGCAAAAGCCGTATTACCAGATAATGATCGCTATCCTTATTCTACGATACCTTCTTGTATGGCTGCAGCAGCTAAAAGTGACATTGATATTGCTGTTGTACCATTGGAAAATGCCATTGAGGGTTCGGTCAATATGACCCTCGATTACTTAATCCATAAACATGACCTTCCAATTATTGGCGAGATCACCGTTCCGATTGAACAGCATCTCATGGTACATCCAGCAAGAGAAAAGGACTGGAAGGATGTAAGTAATATTTATTCTCATCCGCAAGCCATTGCTCAATGTGATGATTTTATAAATAATAACTTGCCAAATGCAAAAATTCATTACACCAATTCCACGAGCTCCGCAGCAAAAGATATTTCTGAGCATCCGGGATTTAATGGAGCTGCTATTGCGAATTATTTAGCTGCAGAAAAATATGGTTTGAAAATAGTTGAACAAAATATTCATGATTATGATAACAACCATACCCGTTTTGTATTGCTTTCTAATAAAGATAATAAGGATTCTTTCGAAAGTAAAGAAAATCAAAGCGGAAAAACTACTTTGATGATTACCCTTCCTTCAGATTATTCAGGCGCATTACATCAAGTACTTTCAGCTTTTGCCTGGCGAAAATTAAATTTAACAAAAATTGAATCCAGACCCATGAAGACAGGAATCGGCAATTATTTCTTTATTATTGATGTGGACCAAGATATGGATGATGTACTAATTCCAGGTGTTATTGCAGAATTAGAAGCACTTGGATGCGGAGTACGTATTCTTGGGAGCTATCCCTGTTTTCTCTCTCTCAGTTTAGAAGTTAAGCCTATCCTCGAATAAGGGGAAGGCTTAATTTATTTATAAAATAAGATTGAAAAACAGCATAATAAGAAAATTACCATGCTTTCCATAAATGGCACTATTCTTTTGTAAATGAAGTCAATAGAAATCCTTTATTTTTTAGTGCTTCTTCTACGTCCTGAATAATTTTTTCAGAAGAGGCTTCGATTGTATGTAAATGAGTACCATCTGTCAGTTCAGAAAGTAGAGGCGCATTCGTCTTATCTAACTCTTTAATAAATTGCTGTACGTCTTTTCGGCTTGATACCATTAGAGAAGCTGTTAAATCACCATATAAAGGATGTTCGATCGTAACATCCACCACTTTGGCACCATGATCTACCATTAAATTTAATTCCTCTTCCGTTACAGTCCGATCAGAAGAATGAAAACACGCTATCTGCTTTCTTATGGATGTGTTTTCTTCATTAGCAATAAGTAAATAACCTTGAGCCGTTGCAATAATTGGGTGGTTTTTTGCTTTAAGCAAAGAAATGTCTTGAACAATAACTTGTCTGCTCACATTTGTTTTTAAAGCAAGTTCACTTCCTGTAATGGGATCATTACTTTCTGAGAGCCAGTCTAAAATCAGTTCTCTTCGTTTTTTTCCCGGCATTTTATCTGATTGTTTTACCAATGTAATACCCTCCAATACAAAAATAATGATTAGTTAAATCTTACAAGATCCTGTTTTTTATGCATAGTATAGGGTTTTAGCGTTTTGCAGGGAAGTCATATATATATTTCCTCTAGCATATGCTTGCCATAGACGATGGGAACGGAAGGGAAGAAGTAAGCCGTTATAACTTCTTCAAACCGGCTTCGATCATTTCTAGGAGGAGGAAATATAATGCAAATTCATATTGTTCAAAAAGGAGATACATTATGGAAACTTGCCCAGCAGTATAATGTTGATTTTGATTCAGTAAAAAAGGCGAATACACATCTATCTGATCCGGATAAAATAATGCCAGGGATGAAGATAAAGATCCCGACAAAAAGTGTGCCGGTAAAAAAAGAACAACAGAAACCCGACGTTAATCAACAGTATAAACCTAAAGAACAAAAAAAAGAGGAGCAAGTACCAAAAAAGCCTGAACCTAAACAACCAATTCAGAAAAAGCCAGCACCAAAACCAGCACCAAAACAGCCTCAAGCACCTAAACCTAAAATGCCTCCGAAACCACCGGTAGTCAGTCCGTCACAAGAACAGCATTTTAATATGAATGTTAATTTATACAAACCGTATCCGTCAAAGGCACCAACCGAAGCACCTAAAAAAGAAAAGCCCAAGCAGCAGCCTGTAAAAGAAAAATATGCACCTAAGAAACAAGATAAAAAACCAATGGTTAAGCCAATGGAACAACAAAAAATGCCTAAAATGCCAAAAACACCAAAAATGCAAACTATGCCAATACAGCAATCCCCTATGCATCATACAATGCCTTATATGATGCCAGGACCAGGACATAGTCATTGCCCTCCAATGCCGCCAATGTTGCCTTGCTGTTCTCCTTGCGGTCCTTCTCCTATGATGCCTATGCACCCGCCGATGCACCCGATGCACCCGATGCATTCTCCAATGAGCGGAGGACCTTGTGATGGAAACATGATGCAGCATATGACTATGCCATACGCTTCTGAGAGTATGAATGGCTATAACCAATATTCACCAAACCACATGATGAATCCATATCACAATTACAATGGTAATTATGGAGATTACAGTAATTATAATAATAACTATAATAACGACAATAATTATAACAGCACCAATAATTACAATAACTATAACAACGATTACGACAACCATAATAATGACAATGATTTCGGGGGAATGTATTCTCCATGGATGAATAATTATAACAGAGACGATGAATAAAAAATAAATACATTTACCTTTATTACCTTCAACTAACAGCTTAAAAAAACCCTCCTTGAGTCAAGCTAAATGATGAAAGGAGGTTTTTAAATGAAAAAAGCTGCATTAACGATGACAGCATTTACAATTATTGCAAGTGGGATAACAGGTTGTGGAGCTGCAAATGACGATAATGAAATGGGAGCACCTGCACGCTATAGTGGATATGATAATAACATGGATGGCCGAAATACTGGCGGGAACTTTAGACGTGATAATTATCGCGGTGAAGGACCAGTTACTGATATGATGACAGTAGATGATCGCCAGCAAGGCGGCAATTACCGAGGCGTAGGAGATGGCCGTGGTCAAATAGGTGACAGAGGTGGAATGATTGGTGACCGCGGAAATTTAAATACTAGAAATATAAATAATGGTCAAGGTGGCGGCCAAGCCGGAGGTCAAGGCAATAACCAACAAACTGCAGAAGAAATTTCTAGTGAAGTAGAAGATTTAAATGGTGTAGATGATGCCCGAGTCATTGTGCGTGACCAGGATGTTCTTATTGGTATTGACACCTATGAAGATGAAGAAAAAGCAGATAAATTAGCTGAAAAAATTAAAGCTGAAGTTGAAGAAGATTTAGATGAAAATAAAAATGTTTATGTTACTACCGATGAAGAACAATATGGAAACATTCAAGAGATCGACAATAACTTGCAAAATGGTATGGGATTAGATGAAGCAGGAGATACCATTAACTCAATGATTGAAGATTTAAGTAATGCAGCACAAAGACCTTTTGAAGACAGCTAACAATAAAAAGCGTTTCACAGCAGGAAAAATCCTCTGTGAGACGCTTGATTTTTTACTTTTAGAACGTTTAATTTTATTAAATGATTAAAGTATAAGTAAAACTACGGCTTCTACCATAAGGACTCGGCGGCAAGCCGTTTTTTTCTAAGTTTTTCGATTATAATTTGGGAAGCCTTTCATTGTTCTGGATTTTTGTGCTATATTTAATTATTGGAGGAGGAATGAACAATGGCGGGACATTCCAAGTGGCATAATATTAAGAGAAGAAAAGAGAGTCAGGATGCTAAACGCGCCAAAATTTTTACTAAGCTTTCAAAAGAAAT
This DNA window, taken from Alteribacillus bidgolensis, encodes the following:
- the safA gene encoding SafA/ExsA family spore coat assembly protein, with amino-acid sequence MQIHIVQKGDTLWKLAQQYNVDFDSVKKANTHLSDPDKIMPGMKIKIPTKSVPVKKEQQKPDVNQQYKPKEQKKEEQVPKKPEPKQPIQKKPAPKPAPKQPQAPKPKMPPKPPVVSPSQEQHFNMNVNLYKPYPSKAPTEAPKKEKPKQQPVKEKYAPKKQDKKPMVKPMEQQKMPKMPKTPKMQTMPIQQSPMHHTMPYMMPGPGHSHCPPMPPMLPCCSPCGPSPMMPMHPPMHPMHPMHSPMSGGPCDGNMMQHMTMPYASESMNGYNQYSPNHMMNPYHNYNGNYGDYSNYNNNYNNDNNYNSTNNYNNYNNDYDNHNNDNDFGGMYSPWMNNYNRDDE
- a CDS encoding transcription repressor NadR, with amino-acid sequence MPGKKRRELILDWLSESNDPITGSELALKTNVSRQVIVQDISLLKAKNHPIIATAQGYLLIANEENTSIRKQIACFHSSDRTVTEEELNLMVDHGAKVVDVTIEHPLYGDLTASLMVSSRKDVQQFIKELDKTNAPLLSELTDGTHLHTIEASSEKIIQDVEEALKNKGFLLTSFTKE
- the obgE gene encoding GTPase ObgE, which gives rise to MFVDKVKVYIKAGDGGNGMVAFRREKFVPEGGPAGGDGGKGADIILEVDEGLRTLMDFRYQKHFKAKAGENGRPKNQHGKNAEDLVIKVPPGTTITDDDTKEVIADLTEHGERSIVAKGGRGGRGNTRFATPANPAPELSEKGEPAEERYINLELKVLADVGLVGFPSVGKSTLLSVVSAAKPKIADYHFTTLNPNLGVVAVDDGRSFVLADLPGLIEGAHEGVGLGHQFLRHIERTKVIIHVIDMSGLEGRDPLEDFEKINDELKQYNLRLLERPQIIMANKMDMPDAEDNFEQFKEKVPDNYKVFPVSALTKKGLKEMIREVADLVDNTSEFPLYDEEENKERVVYRFEKKEDPFSISRDVDGAFVLSGPEIERAFKMTDMTRDESIRRFSRKMRHMGIDEALRKKGAQHGDTIRLLDFEFEFIE
- the pheA gene encoding prephenate dehydratase — encoded protein: MTKKVGYLGPEGSFTEAAAKAVLPDNDRYPYSTIPSCMAAAAKSDIDIAVVPLENAIEGSVNMTLDYLIHKHDLPIIGEITVPIEQHLMVHPAREKDWKDVSNIYSHPQAIAQCDDFINNNLPNAKIHYTNSTSSAAKDISEHPGFNGAAIANYLAAEKYGLKIVEQNIHDYDNNHTRFVLLSNKDNKDSFESKENQSGKTTLMITLPSDYSGALHQVLSAFAWRKLNLTKIESRPMKTGIGNYFFIIDVDQDMDDVLIPGVIAELEALGCGVRILGSYPCFLSLSLEVKPILE
- a CDS encoding ACT domain-containing protein, yielding MAEKIDNFYLVRQDMLTEAMQKTLEAKALLESGKVHKVAEAVQTVELSRSAFYKYRDAVFPFHQMIQEQIITLSIQLADKSGSLSALLKEVAKANSNVLTINQSIPLQGRANVTLTVDTSALKMEVMDLVKRIQAMEAVDKAEIVGSGSL
- a CDS encoding YhcN/YlaJ family sporulation lipoprotein; the protein is MKKAALTMTAFTIIASGITGCGAANDDNEMGAPARYSGYDNNMDGRNTGGNFRRDNYRGEGPVTDMMTVDDRQQGGNYRGVGDGRGQIGDRGGMIGDRGNLNTRNINNGQGGGQAGGQGNNQQTAEEISSEVEDLNGVDDARVIVRDQDVLIGIDTYEDEEKADKLAEKIKAEVEEDLDENKNVYVTTDEEQYGNIQEIDNNLQNGMGLDEAGDTINSMIEDLSNAAQRPFEDS